TTCTCCCATCATTGTTCTTGTCTAGCCACCATCTGTGACTAGGAGTCAAAGCTTATCTATATTGGTGTGCCATTGGCTTTCTTCATTCCAGATTTGGGTCTCGCTGTGCCAGAATATTCCGTCTAGTTTTGCAAAAGAGACATCTGGAGCAGAAGCAGGTAGAAGACTTTGCAATGATTCCAGCAAAGGAGGCAAAGGATATGCTTTATAAGATGCTCTCAGAAAATTTCATATCACTCCAGGTAATCATTAATGTAATAATCGCCAACCAGCAGAGCTGGCCTAGGGTGAGAGAAACTCCTGAGGCAAACATCTCAAGCAAACTGTTCAGCTCTGTGACAGATCAACAGAGACATAGCAAGCACTTGAAAGATAACTGGAGCTTTCACTGGTCTAGTAAAATAGTGGGACAGCCAAGAAATCACCCCAGAAACACCCtacctttatttttcttggtttctAGTCCCTCTGACGTGTCCTCCTTTCGAGCCGTAAGCTTATTATAGATTCAGTTTATCAATAGCAAATATTGGATCCTCACTATATGCAGAACCATGTGATATATCCTATGAGGAAAGAGAATGAATTTTGGAGTCAGAATCACAGCTCTGCCTCTTACCCAGTTATATTGAGCAAAATTACCTACTGTAATTTTTCCCTTCTATAAAATGGTAATGGATGATGTTAAAAGTAATATGGTTTGTTGTAAAGATCAAATACAGTCTACCTGGCATGTAAGAATTGCTTAGTAAATGTTAGttgccttctctttcttccccactCAGAAGACTGACTGGCAAATGCATAAAACAGGGCAGCCCAACTCTCCATGTGGCTGATTATGCCATAAACACAGATGCTGAATGACTGAGGAAGAGGAAGGTATAAATGAAAGAGAGGACTGCATAGCTCCAGATGGGACTGGGATTTACTTTGCCCAGTTCTGAAGAACATAataatttctcttatttttctttctgtggacaaataGGAAATTCCCAAAACACCAGACCATGCTCCATCCAGGACCTTTTATTTATATACTGTGAACATCATGTCAGCTGCCCGAATGTTGCTGCACAGGTGCTACAAGGTAACTCTTGCAGGACCTCCCCATTCCCTCCACAGACTCACTCTCATGCCCTTTTTAGCCATTTTACCTGAACTACTTAAATGGAACAGTGTGCATCTGTCTTCTCTCCCCTCAGAGCATAGCCAACTTGATAGAAAGGAGGCAATTTGAAACCAAAGAGAACAAGTGAGTAGCATTACTCAATTCAGTTGAGTAATTACATTTTTCAAGGTCAAAGGTTTGAGGGAAAATTTCCTGTAAAAATAAAAACCGATGAAACTATAACCAGTATAGTTGTATTGAATTATTAGCTTAGGTTGCCATAAATCACAGATTAAACTTTTCTCTATATCCCCAGTGGAATAATTCTGCAGATTAAATGTACAAGAAATGTATAATTTGGCactaaattttaaatgcaaatgggAGGCAGTAAGAATTTGGGGAATGGAGTTACGTTTCTAATTATGTTTGCAGAAAATATCCTTAGAGAGTGACACACACTATCCACTTTTACCAGGAACATGGTAAGGGGGCTGGCGGAGTTATGCCCCAGGTCtaaagggtaaaaaaaaatcccaaggcTAGGGGACTTGCCTGAGAATTGTGTTTGTCTGACAGACGTCTACTAGAGAAGTCTCAGAGGGTAGAAGCCATCATTGCATCTATGCAGGCTACAGGTGCAGAGGAGGCACAGCTACAAGAAATAGAGGAGATGATCACAGCCCCTGAACGCCAACAGCTAGAGACCCTGAAACGTAATGTTAATAAGTAAGCATCATACACTTGAAACCAGTTTCAAACACCTTCCAGACAAATCTGCGTCGATATCCTGTTACTGCTCTAACTTAACATGAGCAAACATAAATTCACTATATTCTTCCCTAGCTCAGTTAACAGAATTTTTAATCCAACTGTTTTCCTAAACTAAAAAATCTAAAGACATCCTCAGCTTCTTCTTCATTAACCACACACACCCTGTTGTTCACCAAGGCTATTGATTTTACTTCAGTTATATGTCTCCAACCTGGTCTTTAATTTTGGTCCTCTTGCAGGCCTTCACCACCTCATTCCTAGACTTTTGCAATTACCCAACCCTCCCAAACCCCCatggcctccccacccccacctccaccccaattCATCTCTTATAAGGCTCTCTACTCTCTCCTACTCTGAATCACTCTATTTTAAATGCTTAATTGTCTCCTTATATTTGCCGCATAAAGGCTAAACTCCTTGGCCTTTCAATCTCATAGCTGCATTATCTCCATCTTCATTTGCTTTCACTCCTCATCATTGAGCTCAATAGAGTTTGCTTTGAATCTAGATCACTTTGGGGAGCACCGCCATCTTTACTAAATCTTCCAGCATATGAACATGGgaagtctttccatttatttagatcttctttcatttctttgaacaATGTTGTTTTCAGTATTTGAGTCTTGCACTTcgtttgttaaatttattcctaagtattttattctcttttgacactattttaatgttttcttaatttcatttattgttcTTTGCTAGTGtgtagaaataaaattgattttggtGTTTTGAattcatatcctgcaactttgctaaattgaTTTATTAGCTCTATTAGGTTTTGTGTGGATCCTTTGAGATTTCCTATAGGTAGGATCATGTCATGTGTGAACAgaaatagcttttcttcttcctttccagtctggatgccttttctttctttttcttgcctagctTCCCTGGCTAACACATCCACTATGAGGTTGAATAGAAGTGAGAAGCAAACACCCTTGTGTTGTTCCTAATCATAGGGGGAAagtttcagtctttcaccattaagtatgatgtaagctctgggtttttcatagatagtgtaatatcaggttgaggaagtttccTCCTAGTCTTAATCACTACTCACTTTAAGCCTCAGCCTTTCAGCTTCTATTTTAAAAGCACACTAGGTCCTTTTACACCTGTGTCTTTAACATGTGCCATTCTGTCCCCTGCTTGCAAGTTAAGACTATAACCTCTCCTAGAACAGAGGCTATATCTTTTGATCCTCAGcaatttccacagtggctggcacataaaagatgctcagtaaatgggaGAATGATGTATTGGTTCCCTGCAGTCCACCCATTACTCTCAAAGGTAACCAAGCAATTCTCCATGGCCACACCCAGCCCAGCCTCTAATCTTAAATATGCTGATGAATGTTCAGTCTGAACACAGTTTGAACAAATACTTTCACTTTTTCATTCAGGTTGGATGCCAGTGAGATCCAGGTAGATGAAACCATCTTCCTGCTGGAGTCATACATTGAGAGCACCATGAAGAGACAATGACCCAACATAAGAGTCTTCCTCAAACGATCTGGGAGgattgtaaagaaaaataaaggagatgCCTATATATATTCTTTGCAGTGAGATAAGTTGCAGATTCTTGTACCGAAACCCCCATCCCTAACTGCTCAGAACACACCAGAAAGAgtttgacatatttttaaatttgctaaGCCTGTCCTAGACCCATCATATTCTCCCCCCATTCAAATCTTGGCAAGGGAAAGAAACTTAAGTCAACTAGATCCAGGAAAGAACCTTAAATCAACTAGATTAATCATCTATCAGATGCATCAGTTCCCACCAAGAAGTGGGAGTGCCAACCCTGTGTCTAAACATCCCTGGCAGTTGAAACTTCATCCTAAGCAGTTCATTCCATTTTCAAGCGGCTAGACCTGTTCTTTATTTTGTTAAGCAGTAATCTTAAACACACACAGTGTAAGGAATATAAAAGACTATCACAGAGCTGGCGATAATAGCTATTTGTGGAGCTAGCAGGTAGATTGACCCTAGCAGTCACACTAGATCCTATCGATAGAAACCATATTTAATAGCTTAAGGCTTCTAGCACATTTGAAATTATACATGTAAAACTTAGCACAAAGCCTGGCAGATGGTAAGCAATTAATAAATCACTGCCCTCCTCTTTCTTGGTTTCTTAAACAGCAATCCTTAAGTTCTCACTCTCAGTACCATGAATAGGTGATTAATATAACTGATGTAATTTGTCCCAGCAACTTCAGTTCATTTAAAGCAGTTAGGTTTTGTTTTATAAGTTCTTCAATTTCCTCCTACCAGTGTTAATTCTCTCTAACTCATTTGAATGCCAATTAATTGCCAGCCATTATACTAGATATAATATACAAAGATATAACCATTTCCACTTTTAAGCCACTCTCcatcatttactgagcacctgttaCATGCCCAGTACTGAGCCCAGCcttaggaatacaaaaaagccTTATGCCTACAGCCTAATGGGAGAAGACAAATAAGTACAAGGGAAGTATTGGGGGACTATAGGGGAAGAGTATGTAGAGTGAGGCGACACAGAAAAGGGCCAGGTAAGGAAGAGAGCACAGAGAAAGTGATAGTATTTTGATAGATGAATATTTACTGGGTGGAAGGTGGGGGAAAGATCCCAGAGAGACTGCAAAGCCTGGTTCTTGGGAGATCTGTAAATAGGGTGCGACTAGAAAATAGGGCATATGTCCTGCCAGAATTCAGGCTGGAGAGAGGTAGGGGCAAGGACAGGTAGGTCCTTACTATACTGTGGTTAAGTAGCTTAGCTTATCCTGGGAAGCAGTGGGAAAGTGATTAGACTTGTGTTTGAGAATGCTCTCTGGCAGCAATGTAGAGAATGAACTGGTGGGGCAGGACTATTTAGAGACTTGCAGTATCTCAGGCAGAATATGAGGAAGGCATGTATTAGGGCAATGGAGCTTGGAGAGTAAGACATGGATTTGAGAAAGTTTTAAGGAGGTAGAATCTGCTGTATTTGGTTGCCATCTGAGTGAGAAGGGTAGGTGCCAAAAATGTTTCCGGTCTCGTCCCCAAGTGTTAGGCCTGTATTTCCCCGGAAGCCTAGCTTCCCTCCGACTCCGCGGGGAGGCACCTCTAGGCCAGCAGAGGGCGCCCGGCAGGCCGCAGCGCCCCAAAGTCGCGTGATGGCCGCGGCGCGGGTGCTGCTATACCTGTCCGGGCGCCCCGAGCCGGTGAACTTCGCGCAGAGTGTGTGTGGCCTCCTGCGCGCCGGGCCAGGGCTCGGGCCGTGGCCCACGCACTGCAGCTTGAAGCCAGGAGGACTCGTCCTCTCGGACAGGCCATTTCCCGGAGCTTCGATCACACTTCCGCTCCAGGTCGGGGAAAGGTGGGGGAGGGTGTCCCAGCGCGAGGATTGGGGGAGGGCCATACCCACCAGGAGGGCAGGGCCGAAGGTGGGACCTGGAGTCGGGCGGGAGCTGGCGGCAAGAGGCCTCGGGGCCGAGCCATCGCTTTGACTCCCGTATGAAGCATTATCACCTCCTAACGCCATCGCGGGGTGTCACCCAATTTTTGAAAGCCCTGCCCCACTTCTTAAGTATTAACCCCAAGGGCTCACTCCCTCCAGCGACCCCCTTTCTGCCCTTTTGCGGCAGTGGACCAACAGTCCAGACATTCGGGAACCGAGGTGCCCACAAATCGTGGTGTGGACCTAGGTGTGGCAGTCATTCTGCAGTCCAGCGATCAAACTGTCTTGTTTACCCGAAGGACACGGACCCTCAGCGTTTTGCCCAATCTCTGGGTACCCCCAGGTGAGCACCGTGAGGGTGGTGCCCCAAGTGCGAGAGGAAACTTGCCCTCCACCCAACACTGCTTTCCCAGTCGAGACGGAAGTAGGGGCAGAAATATGGTGTGTCCCATTATCACAAGGGGCTGCAACTGCATTTGTACCCACTGGAGGAGGGAGCAGTGTAAATAGTGAATGCTGATCCCTGGCTAAGAACACCACCATTCCCCTATTGGTCCCACTGTGTTGCTGGTGGCCATGTGGAACTTGATGAAGAGGTAACCAATCAGCTGATCAAACCTGCAACCTGCCCTGAACCAGAGACCTGTCTGGGACCACCCTGGGTGTGGAATGGGGGAGGAGCAAAGGAAGGACTTGGAGGAGTCAGGCACTGACCTCTCTGACCTGCACTCTCTCACTTCCAGCTGCTGGATGGAGGACTTCGAGAACTTTGGGAAGAGAGTGGACTACAGCTGCCCCAGGGCCAGTTctcttgggtcccactggggtTATGGGAGGTGAGACAAGGACCTGGAAGAGGTCCCTTCCTATTTAACCAAGAGCCCTCAACAACTTCTAACCCACCGAACAGCCCTACCAACCTCCAACACAGGGGAAACCATGAAGTGTGCATGGTTTGGAGACCCCAAACACGAAGTGGAGACTCCTCACCATGTCCCTCCTGTGCCATTTCTATGCCCCACTTCCTCAGCTGTATTTACAAAGTCTTAGACAGAAAATTCTCacttttgctgttttcttcttagtCTGCCTACCCTCCTAGGCTGAGCTGGGGTCTCCCCAAATACCACCACATCATCCTCTATCTACTTGTGGCCTCCCAGGAGTCCCAGCAGCAGCTACAGGTAGGGTTGGCAGTGGAGGAAGGAAATGGGGCTCAGGATGCCCAAGCAGACTGCTTCTTACTGAGACTAAGTTGGTGGGGGGAGTCACAGGTAACCAAGAAATCCAATAGACTCTCCCCCTGCACCTCACCTCTCCATTCTGCCAGTGGGTAGTCTGTGATTAAAAACAGGCCTCCCAAGAGAGGTCATGACTAAGCCATCAACATGTCTGGCCCCAGGCTCGGATCCAGCCAAACCCAAGTGAGGTGAGTGCCTTTACATGGCTGGGACCAGATGTGGCTGCTGCAGTGGCTGCCACAGAGGATGGGACAGAGGCACCCAGACATCTCCCCCAGAACCTACCATCTTCTGTTCTGTAAGTAATAACTTCTCCCTGACATTCTAACACACCAACACTCACATTGAGAACTTCAGCTTCTATTCCCTCCTCAGGAGGGAATTTTGTGCTGGAGTCTCTTAGGGAGAGTTGGTTAACTAATAACGAAGACAGCACATGAGATCAAAAACAATGCCCACTAAACTCCAAGAGTTCCTGCTCCAACTGGGTAGCACTGAAGACTGGATCTGAGTCTCTCTCCCCCACAGGGGTAAATCATTTAACCCTCCTTGAACATGTTtcctttctgtaaaatgaggttgaCACCCACCCTACCCCTCTCCTGCGGTGGCTGAGAGGACTCAATGACCTGATGGACATGGAAGTGGGCTAAGCCACTAGGCAAAGCCCAGACAGTTGTTATCACACAGTGCGGTGGAACTAGAGGAGGATGGAGGAGCTCGACCTCTGGCCCTGCCTGTGTCTACACTGCTGCAAACAACCCCAACCACAGCAGAAGACAAAGAGAGGGTCAGCACTGGGCCTAAATTTGCCCTCAGGCTCTGGCTGCAACATCTAAGCAGGTAAGGGTGAAGGACCTGAGAGCTCCACAGCATTGGGCTGCATGCTATAGTGTTTTATGGGTGtgggggagaggaaggcagaaaGAACAACTGCTCTTGGAAATCCTCAGGGTGACACCTCTACTTTGTGAAAGTGTAGCTCATGTGGACCCAGGACCCACAAAAGAAGAACAGAACATGAACCCCCTCCTCCCAAAACAGGGATCTGGAAAGCAAAGTGCATAATCCCCTCCCCAGCCTACCTACCTCCATGACACTCACAGAACATTCACAACCTTTATTATGGGTAAGAACTTTGTACAACTTTGGGAATAACAAGTAAAATTACAACATAAGTCCTAGGCCATGGAGGAGCCTGATAAAGGAGATTGGGGAGAGTATGAGGGTCCTCCCACCTCCAAGGAAAAGTGTAGAATAAGCCAGACCCAACCACAGGGCCATGAGCCTTTAGAAGCTCAGGCTCTTGGCTGGTCGGCATAAGAAACATTGTgaacttaaatatataaatagagaGAAACCCAGGCAATAGGCCAGGCCCTGCTTCCCAAAACCCTGGGGATCAGGGCTAAAGCCTTATCTTCTCTTCAGTCATACTGGGAAGTAGGAAGCAGGGGAAGACATCTTTGGAGTATTTTGGTTTTTCTTGTTTATGTACAAAAAATCTGGAACCCGAAATAGTTTTCTGTCCATGTATCTGACtgtctcagtttctccacctgtgtgtttggccaaAGAGAATGGAATGGACAATCGATgtgggaaaggaacagagccacaTGTGGGTTTGGAGAATGGAAGAGAGGGCATCTGTGGTACAAGAGAAGGACCTCGTCCCACAAGGCTCTAGGGAGTCATGGCTGACGATCCAGCCCTCCCCCCAACTCATTTCCCATCCCATTTGCCTCCCACTGCCTAGGTAAACATACCCAAAGGAATGTGCCAGCCATCTAAAGAACATTTCCAAAAAGAATCCCAGTGTCCCTAAAAAGAGGTTAAATATTAACCCTTTGGGTGCTGGCCTTCTCAGACAGAGAAGAGGCCAAAAACAGGTATCCTTGAAGGTCTTTCAGGCCTTTGGCCAAAGCCCCCTGAGAGGTCACAGAGGCCAGGGGTCTGGGCTCCACAGCATATTTGCTTAGTGTTGTGTTGGGAGGCAGTAAAGGTTCCATAATCCAGGGGTCTCAGTCCAGGGAAATGATGTCTGACCGGCAGCCAGTCAAAGAGGGACCCAAGGGTAGGGGTCCTCCATGCCCCTCCCTCAAGGTACCTCCAGGGGCTACAATGCTACTGACACGGCCAGGAGGGGGTGCTGGAGTGGTGCTGTGGTGAGAGCTCCCCAGTGTGGGGGCTAGTGGGCTCAGGAAGTGGGAAGGGGTCCCTCGGTACTGGAAGAAGTGGCCAAGGGCATCCTGTTCGTCTAGCGAGGTGATGACAGAGGGACCATAGTGCTGGGAGGAATCAAAGGCACAGTTTAAGATGTTAGCCTGACTTCACCCACTTCTGAATCATTCATGTCAGAAATACCATGAGATAAATCAATCCCTCTGGATCCCAAGGTATTCCCTGAGAAGCAGGAGAGCCTCTGACTCTTTCTCCTACTTCCCCCCAACACCACCCCTGTTCCCTGCCTTGACACAGTCCTTCCAGCTTGGTAGGTTCTTGGCCCTGTGGGCGTCTGAAATGTATGGAATGTCCGGCAGGCATGgtgctcaagttcacatggatTGGGGGGTGGTGAACACACAGTGGGCAGAATTACACTAAGAAGTCTAGAAAAAGAACAGTAGCAGGTTCAGGGATGACATGGGTGACATCTGAGGACGTACCAGTGGGGCTGAGGGGGGAAATAAACTGCCTGCACATACCTGCACACACCCCCATCCCTGGCCTGCCCTCAGAGAAGTCAGTTTAGGTTTT
The sequence above is a segment of the Manis pentadactyla isolate mManPen7 chromosome 4, mManPen7.hap1, whole genome shotgun sequence genome. Coding sequences within it:
- the NUDT17 gene encoding nucleoside diphosphate-linked moiety X motif 17, which gives rise to MFPVSSPSVRPVFPRKPSFPPTPRGGTSRPAEGARQAAAPQSRVMAAARVLLYLSGRPEPVNFAQSVCGLLRAGPGLGPWPTHCSLKPGGLVLSDRPFPGASITLPLQRPPFCPFAAVDQQSRHSGTEVPTNRGVDLGVAVILQSSDQTVLFTRRTRTLSVLPNLWVPPGGHVELDEELLDGGLRELWEESGLQLPQGQFSWVPLGLWESAYPPRLSWGLPKYHHIILYLLVASQESQQQLQARIQPNPSEVSAFTWLGPDVAAAVAATEDGTEAPRHLPQNLPSSVLAVELEEDGGARPLALPVSTLLQTTPTTAEDKERVSTGPKFALRLWLQHLSRVTPLLCESVAHVDPGPTKEEQNMNPLLPKQGSGKQSA